In Aerosakkonema funiforme FACHB-1375, one DNA window encodes the following:
- a CDS encoding hybrid sensor histidine kinase/response regulator produces MIDHEKVNVLMVDDHPENLLALEAILDSLGQNLVKAHSGEEALKCLLKQDFAVILLDVQMPGMDGFETATLIRQRERSRHTPIVFLTAFSTSDSFVFKGYSLGAVDYLLKPIEPEILKSKVSVFVDLCKKTLEVKRQATQLAAMNAELRESEERFRCLSYCSPVGILLTNTDGLCTYTNPRCQTICGFTLEESLGEGWLESVYWEDRARVKADWFAYTSREASAGTIIKADREHILTAGHYSNEFRCQTSEGIIRWVNFQSSSMLSDRGKSIGHVATIEDITDRKQAEEERTKLLREQIARQQAEAANRMKDEFLATLSHELRTPLNSILGWARLLRTRNFDEETTARALETIERNAKLQTQLIEDILDVSRIIRGKLRLNLCPFNLVGVIQAAIDAVSPQAEAKAIQLQTSLDPHPHLISGDPNRLQQIVWNLLSNAIKFTPEGGKVDVKLEYRGSWVEVVVSDTGIGIDPDFLPYVFDRFRQADGKTTRLYGGLGLGLAIVHHLVDLHGGTVRAESQGEGQGATFRVKLPLLVGKSEAVCQKNESNNSINSRSALRDRTLADLQVLLVDDEPDVRQFVSLALEEYGARVIAVASAGEAMKTLTHLQPDVLLSDIGMPEEDGYTLIRKVRDLNTAQGVFIPAAALTAYAREEDGIHALAAGFQMHLSKPVDINELVTAVAKLAGRAIAAS; encoded by the coding sequence ATGATCGACCACGAAAAAGTCAATGTCTTAATGGTTGACGACCATCCAGAAAATTTGCTAGCGCTAGAAGCAATACTAGATTCTTTAGGTCAGAATCTGGTAAAAGCCCATTCTGGTGAAGAAGCATTAAAATGTCTGCTCAAGCAGGACTTCGCCGTGATTCTGCTTGACGTTCAAATGCCAGGAATGGATGGATTTGAGACTGCAACGCTGATTCGACAACGAGAGCGTAGCCGCCACACCCCGATAGTTTTCCTGACAGCCTTCAGTACCAGCGACTCCTTTGTGTTCAAGGGTTATTCTTTGGGTGCGGTGGACTACCTGCTCAAGCCGATAGAGCCGGAAATATTAAAATCGAAAGTTTCCGTATTCGTTGACTTGTGCAAGAAGACTCTAGAAGTCAAGCGACAAGCAACCCAACTGGCAGCTATGAATGCCGAACTCAGAGAAAGCGAAGAGCGGTTTCGCTGCTTGAGCTACTGTTCCCCAGTCGGTATTCTGCTGACAAATACTGACGGTCTCTGCACTTACACCAACCCGCGCTGCCAAACCATTTGCGGTTTTACTCTGGAGGAAAGCTTGGGAGAAGGTTGGCTGGAGTCAGTGTATTGGGAAGATCGAGCGCGAGTAAAAGCTGATTGGTTTGCCTATACTTCTAGAGAGGCTTCCGCAGGGACAATAATTAAGGCTGACCGAGAACATATTTTGACAGCAGGGCATTACTCCAACGAGTTTCGCTGCCAGACAAGTGAGGGAATTATTCGTTGGGTTAACTTCCAGTCCTCGTCGATGCTCTCCGATCGCGGCAAGTCGATCGGCCACGTCGCCACAATAGAAGATATCACCGATCGCAAGCAAGCGGAGGAAGAGCGCACAAAATTGCTGCGGGAGCAAATCGCAAGGCAACAAGCCGAGGCAGCAAACCGTATGAAGGATGAGTTTCTGGCGACCCTCTCCCACGAACTCCGCACGCCGCTTAACTCGATATTAGGCTGGGCTCGCTTGCTCCGCACTCGCAATTTTGATGAAGAAACAACAGCTCGCGCTCTCGAAACGATCGAGCGCAACGCTAAGTTGCAGACGCAATTGATCGAAGATATTCTCGATGTATCCCGCATTATACGGGGTAAGCTGCGTCTGAATCTCTGTCCGTTCAATCTTGTTGGAGTTATTCAAGCAGCGATCGATGCGGTATCTCCGCAAGCGGAAGCTAAAGCAATTCAGCTGCAAACTTCGCTTGACCCCCATCCGCATTTGATTTCCGGCGATCCTAACCGCTTGCAGCAAATTGTCTGGAATTTACTTTCCAATGCGATCAAATTTACTCCGGAAGGAGGAAAGGTTGATGTCAAACTGGAGTACCGTGGCTCTTGGGTTGAGGTTGTAGTTAGCGACACAGGTATTGGGATCGATCCAGACTTTCTTCCTTATGTTTTCGATCGCTTCCGTCAAGCTGATGGCAAAACCACGCGGTTATACGGGGGTCTCGGACTGGGATTGGCGATCGTTCATCATTTAGTAGATCTGCATGGCGGCACAGTCCGTGCCGAAAGTCAAGGAGAAGGTCAGGGAGCGACCTTTAGGGTGAAATTACCCCTTTTGGTGGGCAAGAGCGAAGCAGTCTGCCAAAAAAATGAATCAAACAACTCGATTAATTCGCGCTCCGCACTCCGCGATCGAACTCTGGCCGATTTGCAGGTGCTTTTGGTGGATGACGAACCTGATGTACGCCAGTTTGTCAGTCTAGCGTTGGAAGAATACGGAGCCAGAGTGATAGCAGTCGCATCCGCAGGCGAAGCAATGAAGACTCTTACTCATTTGCAACCAGATGTATTGCTCAGCGATATAGGTATGCCGGAGGAAGACGGCTACACCCTGATCCGCAAGGTGAGAGACCTGAATACAGCGCAAGGCGTATTTATTCCCGCAGCGGCGCTAACAGCTTATGCTAGGGAAGAGGACGGTATCCACGCGCTTGCGGCTGGCTTCCAGATGCACCTGTCCAAACCCGTTGATATCAACGAATTGGTTACCGCAGTAGCCAAACTCGCCGGACGAGCGATCGCGGCTTCTTGA